A stretch of Episyrphus balteatus chromosome 2, idEpiBalt1.1, whole genome shotgun sequence DNA encodes these proteins:
- the LOC129909390 gene encoding uncharacterized protein LOC129909390, which translates to SCLSSLQIFLILGYLSLSSSLPTNDAKKLPKFEDSSLQSKRDLSLSYSATDIGSKDGSRAKTITVIKNVAGKKEEALKIDPKLHKHENWGSEFRDNFDSYGIIPDVPDIDDLFEFVNKKKEEKKPKEKDSPEAKEPKGKDKKPNKGKEEPPKETKKEEPTPSPPPVEEVTEEVKDEKVEKIAGDAELLMPPGKQGKVKSQSLDMGRYSVRENFNDDNYAAPQHSGQQQFSQTEKKSEKFILPPAGPYNYPEPSLKGYVPPNGNPAQPQAQADVPRGSIIVTTPSGKSFDSPIENSTSNTPYLAPNFRRNQNSVPNQQFPSSSQRPYVAPNVRKPYEVTINNSSPPPDCAQPPGVFNNRAPITFNGYRNVVPNIRPDVFRGYRPRSRGLRFY; encoded by the coding sequence TCTTGTCTTTCTTCTTTACAGATTTTCTTGATATTAGGATATTTATCATTGTCATCATCGCTACCAACAAATGATGctaaaaaattacctaaatttgaAGATAGTAGTTTACAGTCAAAAAGAGACTTAAGTCTTAGTTATTCGGCCACAGACATAGGTTCTAAGGATGGATCACGTGCAAAAACAATTACAGTCATAAAAAATGTTGCTGGTAAAAAAGAGGAAGCCCTTAAAATTGATCCTAAGTTGCATAAACATGAAAACTGGGGTTCTGAATTCCGTGATAACTTTGATTCGTATGGAATTATACCAGATGTACCTGATATTGATGATCTATTtgaatttgtaaacaaaaaaaaggaagaaaaaaaacctAAGGAAAAAGATAGCCCTGAAGCTAAGGAGCCTAAAGGAAAGgataaaaaaccaaacaaaggTAAGGAAGAACCACCCAAAGAAACCAAAAAAGAAGAACCAACCCCATCACCTCCTCCAGTAGAAGAAGTCACTGAGGAGGTCAAGgatgaaaaagttgaaaaaattgctGGAGATGCTGAGTTACTTATGCCTCCAGGCAAGCAAGGAAAAGTTAAATCCCAATCACTAGATATGGGTAGATACAGCGTTCGCGAAAATTTTAATGATGACAACTATGCAGCTCCACAACATTCAGGTCAGCAACAATTCTCTCAGACCGAAAAGAAAAGTGAGAAATTCATTCTACCGCCTGCAGGTCCTTACAACTATCCGGAACCGAGTCTTAAAGGGTATGTTCCGCCAAATGGTAATCCAGCACAACCACAAGCGCAAGCAGATGTCCCTCGAGGAAGTATTATTGTGACAACACCCTCTGGCAAATCATTTGACTCTCCAATCGAAAACTCAACATCTAATACTCCTTATCTTGCGCCGAACTTTAGACGAAACCAAAACTCAGTCCCCAATCAGCAATTTCCATCAAGTTCTCAGCGGCCGTATGTTGCTCCCAACGTCCGCAAACCATATGAAGTGACGATTAATAACAGCAGTCCACCACCAGATTGTGCTCAACCACCAGGTGTATTCAATAATAGAGCGCCAATTACTTTCAATGGCTATAGAAATGTTGTACCTAACATTAGACCAGATGTCTTCAGAGGCTACAGACCACGATCAAGAGGTCTGCGGTTCTACTAA